One stretch of Prunus persica cultivar Lovell chromosome G1, Prunus_persica_NCBIv2, whole genome shotgun sequence DNA includes these proteins:
- the LOC18793203 gene encoding aspartic proteinase nepenthesin-1, with protein MQYSHILNSGHMTALSLFSTIFFFLNTIFTLQSIHSISSSTAGDGFSVRLIHHDSPLSPSYNHSMTAYDRIQAAAYRSVLRLNHVHSLTTTFSSSEQDISSRIVPENGEYIVTFSVGTPPTQVHAFMDIGSEVIWVKCSPVFNPAKSSSYGHHPCDSLACEVLGVGRRTCAEFLDPCYYRVRYGDGSTTEGTLSHDKFAFEDPERNLVDVGHLDFGCSDYSSWHFVGNESGALGLSRQPLSLISQLDIKKFSYCMVLPNNEGLGSRMYFGSEAVISGGRTPFLEGEDRYYYVTLIGISTGDQNVPLPVGIFNRTSDGEGGFMIDSGTTYTFLRSEAYDALIKALNEAIDLPQRRGPSEWFELCFEGSFEDLESAAPDVTFIFDGAEVILMKQTTYIEAKKGLWCLAMVRSNEKLSIFGNVQQQNYFVGFDLEEQVVSFAPVDDCATFQ; from the coding sequence ATGCAGTATTCTCATATATTAAATAGTGGGCATATGACTgccctttctctcttttccaccattttcttcttcttgaacaCCATCTTTACTCTTCAATCTATACACTCTATCAGCAGCAGTACTGCTGGTGATGGCTTTTCGGTTCGTCTGATCCACCATGACTCACCTCTATCCCCATCATACAATCATTCCATGACTGCCTATGATCGTATACAAGCTGCTGCTTATCGTTCTGTCTTGCGTCTTAACCACGTCCACTCACTCACCACCACCTTTTCATCCTCAGAACAAGATATCTCTTCTAGAATAGTCCCTGAAAATGGTGAGTACATAGTGACTTTCTCTGTGGGCACTCCCCCTACCCAAGTACATGCCTTCATGGACATTGGAAGTGAGGTCATTTGGGTCAAATGCTCCCCTGTCTTCAACCCTGCAAAATCCTCCTCTTATGGTCACCATCCGTGTGATTCCCTTGCCTGTGAGGTTTTAGGGGTAGGCAGGAGAACCTGCGCAGAGTTTCTTGACCCTTGCTACTATAGGGTAAGATATGGAGATGGTTCCACAACGGAGGGAACTCTGTCCCATGACAAGTTTGCATTTGAAGACCCTGAGAGGAACCTTGTGGATGTTGGTCACTTGGATTTTGGTTGTTCTGACTACTCTTCATGGCATTTTGTTGGGAATGAATCAGGTGCTCTCGGCTTGAGCCGACAGCCCCTGTCCTTAATTTCTCAACTAGACATAAAAAAGTTCTCATACTGCATGGTGCTCCCGAACAACGAGGGATTGGGAAGCAGGATGTATTTTGGATCAGAGGCAGTGATCTCTGGTGGGCGAACTCCATTTCTGGAGGGAGAGGATCGGTATTACTATGTCACTCTTATTGGAATTAGCACTGGTGACCAAAATGTACCTCTCCCTGTTGGGATTTTTAACAGGACAAGTGATGGGGAAGGAGGGTTTATGATTGATTCAGGCACAACTTACACATTTCTTAGATCAGAAGCATATGATGCATTGATCAAGGCACTGAACGAAGCCATAGATTTGCCACAAAGGAGAGGACCAAGCGAATGGTTTGAGTTGTGTTTTGAAGGAAGTTTTGAGGACTTGGAATCTGCAGCACCTGATGTGACATTCATTTTTGATGGTGCAGAAGTCATTCTAATGAAACAAACTACTTACATTGAAGCAAAGAAGGGGCTTTGGTGCCTTGCCATGGTGAGGTCCAATGAAAAGTTGTCCATATTTGGAAATGTCCAGCAACAGAActattttgttggttttgacCTTGAAGAACAAGTGGTTTCTTTTGCTCCAGTTGACGACTGTGCTACCTTCCAATAG
- the LOC18791943 gene encoding aspartic proteinase CDR1 — MDTGSDVIWIKCLQSSNVFNPAESSSCSYYSCDSLSCNDLGASGNTCGGRDFREPCYYIGEYVDGSTTRGTISHDKFAFEGSERELVDVGHLDFGCSYYSSWEFVGNQTNSMISDGEGGFVFDSGTTYTMLRSEAYDVFVTALHKAIRLLQRRDPMEWFEKCFEGSFQDLDSAGPDVTFFFYGVQVMLTKQTTYIEVEQVLWCLAIIRSNEKLSTFGNIQQRNYFVGYDVEQGVVSFAPVDCATF; from the exons ATGGACACTGGAAGTGACGTCATTTGGATAAAATGCTTACAAAGTTCCAATGTCTTTAACCCTGCAGAATCTTCCTCTTGCAGCTACTATTCGTGCGATTCCCTTTCTTGTAATGATCTAGGTGCAAGCGGCAACACTTGCGGAGGCAGAGATTTTCGTGAACCTTGCTACTATATAGGAGAATATGTAGATGGTTCCACAACAAGGGGAACTATTTCTCATGACAAGTTTGCATTTGAAGGCTCTGAGAGGGAGCTTGTAGATGTTGGACACTTGGATTTTGGCTGTTCCTACTACTCTTCATGGGAATTTGTGGGGAACCAAACAAACAG TATGATAAGTGATGGGGAAGGAGGGTTTGTTTTTGATTCAGGCACAACTTATACGATGCTTCGATCAGAAGCATATGACGTATTCGTCACGGCACTGCACAAAGCCATACGCTTGCTGCAAAGGAGAGATCCGATGGAATGGTTTGAGAAGTGTTTCGAGGGAAGTTTTCAGGACTTGGACTCTGCAGGACCAGatgtcacattttttttttatggtgtACAAGTCATGCTAACGAAGCAAACTACTTACATTGAAGTAGAGCAGGTACTTTGGTGCCTTGCCATTATCAGGTCCAATGAAAAGTTGTCCACATTTGGAAATATTCAGCAGCGGAACTATTTTGTTGGTTATGACGTTGAACAAGGAGTGGTTTCGTTTGCTCCGGTTGACTGTGCTACCTTCTGA
- the LOC18789580 gene encoding uncharacterized protein LOC18789580 yields MQVVSNTRRLSRALKSPIFIKSDQFLSPDVRVVEAPLTSFQWRNLSTVSSRNSLFSGITRGYLLPMEQRTMCTMMTLRAPFSSEASTVEGGSTEVVKELYDKMLQSVNIKRSMPPNAWLWSLIENCKKHEDIKLLFDILQNLRRFRLSNLRIHSDFNCNLCREVTKACVRVGALDFGKKALWKHNVYGLAPTIGSAHHLLLHAKERGDAKLMMEIMSLLKKNDLPLQPGTADIVFSICYNTDNWQLMSKYSKRFVKAGVKLRQTAFDLWMEFAAKIGDVESLWKIEKLRSESMKQHTVASGFSCAKGFLLVHKPEEAASVIQVLNQTFPDAKKSSIVVELQKLVSEWPLEVIRHQKEEDRKALAISLTSDIPAMVSGLLTTGLQVNVNIEDLTSKEGVLY; encoded by the exons ATGCAAGTGGTCTCCAATACTCGCAGGCTCTCTAGAGCTCTCAAATCTCCCATTTTTATCAAATCCGatcaatttctctctccaGATGTCCGAGTTGTCGAAGCTCCCCTCACTTCTTTCCAATGGCGGAATCTCAGCACCGTCTCTTCGCGAAACTCCTTGTTCTCTG GCATTACTCGCGGTTATCTTCTGCCAATGGAACAACGCACAATGTGCACAATGATGACATTGAGAGCGCCCTTTTCTTCTGAAGCGAGTACCGTCGAAGGTGGTTCCACAG AGGTTGTGAAGGAGCTGTATGATAAAATGCTGCAATCTGTGAATATAAAACGATCAATGCCCCCCAATGCTTGGTTATGGTCATTGATTGAGAATTGCAAAAAGCATGAAGATATTAAGCTTCTATTTGACATATTGCAGAACTTACGCAGATTT AGATTGTCAAATCTTCGCATCCATTCTGATTTTAATTGCAATCTCTGCCGAGAGGTTACTAAGGCATGTGTTCGTGTGGGGGCCCTCGACTTTG GAAAGAAGGCCTTGTGGAAACATAATGTGTATGGATTGGCTCCTACCATCGGATCTGCTCACCATTTACTG CTACATGCTAAAGAACGCGGTGATGCTAAACTTATGATGGAAATAATGAGTCTTTTAAAGAAGAATGACTTACCCTTGCAACCTGGTACAGCAGATATTGTTTTCAG CATCTGTTACAATACTGATAATTGGCAGCTGATGTCTAAGTACTCAAAAAGGTTTGTCAAAGCTGGAGTAAAGCTACGGCAAACTGCGTTTGATCTATGGATGGAATTTGCTGCTAAAATAG GAGATGTTGAATCATTGTGGAAAATTGAGAAGTTAAGATCTGAGTCGATGAAGCAGCACACTGTTGCGAGTGGATTTTCATGTGCTAAG GGTTTTCTCTTAGTACATAAGCCAGAGGAAGCTGCTTCAGTCATCCAAGTTCTAAATCAG ACTTTCCCTGATGCAAAGAAGTCCAGCATTGTGGTTGAGCTTCAAAAGTTGGTTAGTGAGTGGCCCTTAGAGGTTATTAGGCACCAAAAGGAAGAGGACAGAAAG GCATTAGCCATATCTTTAACATCTGATATTCCTGCAATGGTTAGTGGTCTATTAACCACGGGCTTACAAGTGAATGTAAACATTGAGGACCTAACCAGCAAAGAAGGTGTTCTTTATTGA
- the LOC18792509 gene encoding aspartic proteinase CDR1, with product MGISLPSLFSNIFFFLNTIFILQSINSISSSTAGDGFSVRLIHRDSPLSPSYNHSMTAYDRIHAAAYRSVLRLNHIHSLTTTFSSSEHDISSRIVPENGEYIVTFSVGTPPIQVHAFMDTGSEVIWVKCSQSSPVFNPAKSSSYGHHPCDSLACEVLGVGRRTCAEFLDPCYYRVRYGDGSTTEGTLSHDKFAFEDPERNLVDVGHLDFGCSDFSSWHFRGNQSGALGLSRQPLSLISQLGIKKFSYCMVLPDNEGSGSRMYFGSEAVISGGQTPLLKGVDWYYYVTLIGISIGDQNVPLPDGIFNMTSDGKGGFIIDSGTTYTFLRSEAYDALIEALGEAIDLPQRRGPSQWYELCFEGSFEDLDSAAPDLKFIFDGAEVILMKQTTYIEAEKGLWCLAMVRSNEELSILGNMQQQNYFVGYDLEQEVVSFAPVDCATF from the coding sequence ATGGGCATATCGCTgccctctctcttctccaacattttcttcttcttgaacaCCATCTTTATTCTTCAATCCATAAACTCTATCAGCAGCAGTACTGCTGGTGATGGCTTTTCTGTTCGTCTGATCCACCGTGACTCACCTCTATCCCCATCATACAATCATTCCATGACCGCCTATGATCGTATACATGCTGCTGCTTATCGTTCTGTCTTGCGGCTTAACCACATCCACTCACTCACCACCACCTTTTCATCCTCAGAACATGACATCTCTTCTAGAATAGTCCCTGAAAATGGTGAGTACATAGTGACTTTCTCTGTGGGTACTCCCCCTATCCAAGTACATGCCTTCATGGACACTGGAAGTGAGGTCATTTGGGTCAAATGCTCACAAAGCTCCCCTGTCTTCAACCCTGCAAAATCCTCCTCTTATGGTCACCATCCGTGTGATTCCCTTGCCTGTGAGGTTTTAGGGGTAGGCAGGAGAACCTGCGCAGAGTTTCTTGACCCTTGTTACTATAGGGTAAGATATGGAGATGGTTCCACAACGGAGGGAACTCTGTCCCATGACAAGTTTGCATTTGAAGACCCTGAGAGGAACCTTGTGGATGTTGGTCACTTGGATTTTGGTTGTTCTGACTTCTCTTCATGGCATTTTCGTGGGAACCAATCAGGGGCTCTTGGCCTGAGCCGGCAACCCCTGTCCTTAATTTCTCAACTAGGCATAAAAAAGTTCTCATACTGCATGGTGCTCCCTGACAATGAGGGATCAGGAAGCAGGATGTATTTTGGCTCAGAGGCAGTGATCTCTGGTGGGCAAACTCCACTTCTGAAGGGAGTGGATTGGTATTACTATGTCACTCTTATTGGAATTAGCATTGGTGACCAAAATGTACCTCTCCCTGATGGGATTTTTAACATGACAAGTGATGGGAAAGGAGGGTTTATTATTGATTCAGGCACAACTTACACATTCCTTAGATCAGAAGCATATGATGCATTGATCGAGGCACTCGGGGAAGCCATAGATTTGCCTCAAAGGAGAGGACCAAGCCAATGGTATGAGTTGTGTTTTGAGGGAAGTTTTGAGGACTTGGATTCTGCAGCACCagatttgaaattcatttttgATGGTGCAGAAGTCATTCTAATGAAACAAACTACTTACATTGAAGCAGAGAAGGGGCTTTGGTGCCTTGCCATGGTGAGGTCCAATGAAGAGTTGTCCATACTGGGAAATATGCAACAACAGAACTATTTTGTTGGTTATGACCTTGAACAAGAAGTGGTTTCTTTTGCTCCAGTTGACTGTGCTACCTTCTAG
- the LOC18792644 gene encoding CASP-like protein 1E1: MESQGQYIGSNSGMDGVDQKEGKVANQRKTGTCESILRILAFMLTVTAAVVLGVSKQTEIVSVKIIPTLPPIDLPATAKWHYLSAFVYFVVANAIACAYAAFSLVLSFANRGTKSSLGLVIILLDLLMVALLFSCNGAATAIGLMGYQGNSHVQWKKVCNVFGRFCNHAAAAIVLSMLGSLAFMYLVVLAALGLHRRSK; encoded by the exons ATGGAGAGCCAGGGCCAGTACATTGGGAGCAATAGTGGGATGGATGGGGTGGATCAGAAGGAAGGGAAGGTAGCAAACCAGAGAAAAACTGGGACTTGTGAGTCAATTCTGAGGATTTTGGCCTTCATGCTAACTGTAACTGCAGCTGTAGTTCTTGGGGTGAGTAAACAAACCGAAATTGTGTCAGTGAAGATCATCCCAACCTTGCCTCCTATTGATCTTCCAGCCACTGCTAAGTGGCATTACTTATCTGCTTTTGT GTACTTTGTGGTAGCAAATGCCATAGCATGTGCATATGCGGCATTTTCCCTAGTCCTTTCGTTTGCAAATCGGGGCACCAAGAGCAGCTTAGGGCTGGTGATCATCCTCCTTGATCTGTTAATGGTGGCATTGCTCTTCTCCTGCAATGGAGCCGCCACGGCAATTGGTCTGATGGGGTACCAAGGGAATTCACATGTGCAATGGAAGAAGGTCTGCAACGTGTTCGGGCGATTTTGTAACCATGCGGCAGCTGCAATAGTCCTGTCCATGCTTGGATCTCTTGCATTTATGTACCTAGTTGTGCTTGCTGCCTTAGGCCTCCACAGGAGGTCTAAGTAG
- the LOC18788738 gene encoding E3 ubiquitin-protein ligase MIEL1, which produces MGGSGNERLDFGKMGYGCKHYRRRCQIRAPCCNEIYPCRHCHNEATSMLSNPFDRHELVRYDVKQVVCSVCDTEQPVARVCTNCGVSMGEYFCEICKFYDDDTDKGQFHCNDCGICRIGGRENFYHCKKCGSCYSVGLRDNHLCVENSMRHHCPICYEFLFDSLKDTTVMKCGHTMHCECYNEMMKRDKYCCPICSKSVIDMSRTWRRIDEEIEATAMPEDYRYKKVWILCNDCNDTTEVYFHIIGQKCNHCKSYNTRTIAPPVLPQ; this is translated from the exons ATGGGAGGCTCAGGGAATGAACGTCTCGATTTTGGAAAAATGGGTTACGG ATGCAAGCATTATAGAAGAAGATGCCAGATTCGAGCTCCGTGCTGCAACGAGATCTATCCATGTCGTCATTGTCACAACGAAGCCACG AGCATGTTGAGCAACCCTTTTGATCGGCATGAGCTCGTCCGCTACGATGTTAAACAA GTTGTTTGTTCAGTTTGTGACACAGAGCAGCCG GTTGCACGAGTCTGTACAAACTGCGGCGTCAGTATGGGGGAATATTTCTGTGAAATTTGCAAATTCTACGATGATGAT ACTGATAAAGGGCAATTTCATTGTAATGATTGTGGGATCTGCAG AATTGGCGGTCGTGAGAATTTCTATCACTGCAAGAAGTGTG GGTCTTGCTATTCAGTTGGCCTACGCGATAATCACTTGTGTGTGGAGAACTCCATGCGGCACCACTGCCCCATTTGTTATGAG TTCCTTTTCGACTCGCTGAAAGACACTACTGTAATGAAATGTGGTCACACAATGCACTGTGAATGTTACAATGAAATGATGAAGCGTGACAA ATACTGTTGTCCAATATGCTCCAAGTCAGTGATTGACATGTCCAGAACCTGGAGGAGAATAGATGAGGAG ATAGAAGCAACAGCGATGCCTGAGGATTACCGGTACAAGAAG GTATGGATCCTGTGCAATGATTGCAATGACACTACCGAAGTTTACTTCCACATTATTGGGCAGAAATGCAACCACTGCAAATCATACAATACCCGCACAATTGCCCCCCCAGTTCTTCCTCAATGA